In Oryza brachyantha chromosome 2, ObraRS2, whole genome shotgun sequence, a single window of DNA contains:
- the LOC102723019 gene encoding protein MEI2-like 2, which yields MDQSKDPFNPSGIAVPSSVKMQQLAGNNNPWIVPPPQPMNARNGLGNAGLFSTSLPVLPHEKINFLDSANGTRLMDGASVKLKELDVDDDPDGKEYKFDFDLRQIDDLLPDEDELFVGIGITNETDPAGQTNSMEELEEFDVFGSGGGMELDLDPVESITAGLGNTSIADGLRGNGVNHFGQSNSAGTVAGEHPYGEHPSRTLFVRNINSNVDDSELRSLFEQYGDIRTLYTATKHRGFVMISYFDIRAARGAMRGLQNKPLRRRKLDIHFSIPKENPSDKDLNQGTLVIFNLDPSVSNEEVRQIFGTYGEVKEIRETPNKKHHKFIEFYDVRAAEAALRSLNKSEIAGKRIKLEPSRPGGTRRNLMQQLGHDIDQDEPRSYRLPHVGSPIASSPPGAWAQYGSPTDNNLLQTFNASPTGNGMSPIGMPSSLMSNAVKIAPIGKDNNWSKYDKVFSNNNQPHGAAFQHSHSYQDHKNEHLSSSPGTLTGPEFLWGSPKPYSEHSQSPIWRPPAIGHATPSNSRSQGQGLLYGGRQASLFGSQDQHPLHHVGSAPSGAPFESKFGFFPESPETSYMNQVRFGNIGSGRNGAGLMLNMAARASVNPVSALSGSMPDNNSSSFRPILSPRLGQSFYGNPTYQGLGSFGLDNSIERGRNRRVDSSVFQPDSKKQYQLDLESIRKGDDTRTTLMIKNIPNKYTSKMLLAAIDEFHKGTYDFFYLPIDFKNKCNVGYAFINMVSPVHIVSFYQAFNGKKWEKFNSEKVASLAYARIQGRTALISHFQNSSLMNEDKRCRPILFHSNGPEAGNQEPFPINGICIHMPLEDGTIESVDCLGYEDDTIQNVKTAGDNSMTGSM from the exons TCAACTTTCTTGATTCAGCAAATGGCACCCGATTGATGGATGGCGCATCTGTAAAACTGAAAGAgcttgatgttgatgatgatcCTGACGGGAAGGAgtacaaatttgattttgatctcCGTCAAATCGATGACTTATTGCCTGATGAAGATGAGCTTTTTGTTGGGATCGGGATCACAAATGAGACTGACCCGGCTGGGCAGACAAATTCTATGGAAGAACTGGAGGAATTTGATGTATTTGGCAGTGGAGGGGGCATGGAGCTGGACTTGGACCCAGTGGAGAGCATCACAGCTGGTTTGGGGAATACAAGTATAGCTGATGGGCTTAGAGGCAATGGGGTCAACCATTTTGGTCAGTCAAATAGTGCCGGCACTGTGGCTGGGGAGCATCCATATGGGGAGCACCCTTCTAGAACATTGTTTGTGAGGAACATCAATAGCAATGTTGATGACTCAGAATTGCGCTCACTTTTTGAG CAATATGGGGACATCCGAACACTCTATACTGCAACTAAACATAGAGGTTTTGTGATGATATCTTATTTTGATATCCGAGCTGCACGTGGTGCAATGCGTGGATTGCAGAACAAGCCTCTGAGGAGGAGAAAGCTAGACATTCATTTCTCCATCCCGAAG GAGAACCCATCAGATAAAGATCTGAACCAGGGAACTCTTGTTATTTTCAACTTGGATCCCTCGGTTTCCAATGAAGAAGTTCGCCAGATTTTTGGAACTTATGGGGAAGTAAAGGAG ATAAGAGAAACACCAAATAAGAAGCATCATAAGTTTATTGAGTTTTATGATGTAAGAGCAGCAGAAGCTGCTCTTCGGTCACTGAATAAAAGCGAGATAGCTGGAAAACGCATCAAGTTGGAACCAAGCCGTCCTGGTGGAACACGCAGAAA CTTGATGCAGCAGCTTGGTCATGATATAGACCAGGATGAACCAAGAAGCTACAGGCTTCCTCATGTTGGTTCACCTATTGCTAGCTCTCCCCCAG GTGCATGGGCTCAATACGGTAGTCCAACAGACAACAATTTGTTGCAAACATTTAACGCATCACCAACTGGAAATGGTATGAGTCCTATTGGAATGCCTTCTTCCCTGATGTCAAATGCTGTGAAGATTGCGCCAATCGGGAAAGATAACAACTGGTCTAAATACGATAAAGTATTCTCAAACAACAACCAGCCCCATGGTGCTGCATTTCAGCATTCCCATTCATACCAAGATCACAAAAATGAACATTTGAGTTCAAGCCCTGGGACTTTAACAGGGCCTGAGTTTCTATGGGGCAGTCCAAAGCCTTATTCTGAACATTCTCAATCCCCTATTTGGCGTCCACCAGCAATTGGTCATGCAACACCATCTAATAGCCGCTCTCAGGGGCAAGGATTATTGTATGGTGGCCGTCAGGCTTCACTCTTTGGGTCTCAAGATCAGCACCCTCTTCATCATGTTGGCTCTGCCCCTTCAGGTGCTCCGTTTGAGAGTAAGTTTGGATTTTTTCCTGAATCACCAGAGACATCTTATATGAATCAAGTGAGGTTTGGGAACATTGGGAGTGGCCGCAATGGAGCTGGCCTTATGCTGAACATGGCTGCTCGTGCTTCTGTAAATCCTGTTTCTGCTTTAAGTGGAAGCATGCCAGACAATAACTCTAGTAGCTTTAGACCAATACTGTCACCTAGATTGGGACAGTCATTTTACGGAAATCCCACATATCAAGGGCTTGGCTCTTTTGGACTTGATAACTCCATTGAACGTGGTCGTAATCGCCGAGTTGACAGCAGTGTGTTTCAACCTGATAGCAAGAAGCAGTACCAACTTGATTTGGAGAGTATCCGTAAAGGTGATGATACTCGGACTACattgatgataaaaaacattCCAAACAA GTACACTTCTAAGATGCTTTTGGCCGCAATTGATGAGTTTCATAAAGGAACCTATGACTTTTTCTACCTGCCAATTGATTTCAAG AACAAATGCAATGTTGGCTACGCTTTCATTAACATGGTATCACCTGTGCACATTGTCTCGTTCTACCAG GCGTTCAATGGGAAGAAATGGGAAAAATTCAACAGTGAAAAGGTAGCGTCCTTGGCCTATGCTAGGATTCAGGGAAGGACTGCACTCATTTCACATTTCCAGAATTCAAGTTTAATGAATGAGGATAAGAGATGCCGCCCCATTCTTTTTCATTCTAATGGGCCAGAGGCTGGAAACCAG GAACCATTTCCCATTAACGGCATATGCATCCATATGCCACTGGAAGACGGAACAATTGAAAGCGTGGATTGCCTTGGCTATGAAGACGACACTATTCAGAACGTTAAGACAGCAGGAGATAACTCCATGACAGGGAGTATGTAG
- the LOC102713053 gene encoding PHD finger protein At3g20280 yields the protein MGDAAAASPPAALGKRRRGDGEGLRRVAEIVMVLAAAGEVRGGREPTAAERALAAEARQRLAAVVAEGAVRPKDLFPGEAVRALVEDLGLNRARDPAAMGFRPPKASIADRLMLTKRKMEEVKEAPVQPTMSTAQTIISSGTTDFQGLHGAPKFAVGAPRNPPAIAALPATAPVTSASLVTLKPPGSSPVKSVNNPSVVSMPYTAPSHLKSDKGVNAPPNLVRTGATFGHLNKSFHDTSARSNLNAVQSSTQVVKNQDIKTVSVDATAGNPLPGHHATPSVLPVPSKPTFANHNEIAKNVQRVLHQPANHPSWIPPSTEYMCSHLDCQICKVAIMDMESLLVCDACEKGAHLKCLQHYGNKGVPKAEWHCPTCLTKSKGRPLPAKYGKVTRTAVEPKAAPPPAGTQISSQGAAENIIVKENHQKVAVNGNILNQNSTQAVSAVHSSTVLALGVTAAGAQQQPLATSRPPEGNLQNDATLSSEKAVNVEPCSSIAHHNEKPPDELQSRGLPANSTTGTQLGKSPNEEVSSVLASGIVDSTNDNLHEQKSHEISREKCPDNSSIVASEANIKLKADCELILGDVEMVNNDIPMDQTNSVDTEDKPSTQEITEAHTMKAVEVSINTGIQMNQGDSVATEENLHKEATSDPHVISDVATTTNAGTPICPSNNIAIEEKSQFDVVSEIHTSKDTKMSINTATSIDQNINIATEENPLPESISVTEDADICTDSGIPTNQTGETNGLDENGRKEHPTGEIDECKSDNSAMPDMVSTLPITSNGAMHSKDEAVCGHQGEIVHCSAAARQEDN from the exons ATGggggacgccgcggcggcgtcgcccccGGCGGCCCTGgggaagcggcggcgcggggacggcgAGGGGCTGCGGCGCGTGGCGGAGATCGTGAtggtgctcgccgccgccggcgaggtgcggGGCGGGAGGGAGCCGACGGCCGCGGAGCGGGCGCTCGCCGCGGAGGCGAGGCAGAGGCTGGCCGCGGTCGTCGCCGAGGGGGCGGTGCGGCCCAAGGATCTGTTCCCCGGGGAGGCCGTGCGCGCGCTCGTCGAGGATCTCGGGCTCAACAGGGCCAGGGATCCCGCCGCCATGGGGTTCCGCCCACCCAAGGCTTCCATTGCCGACAGGCTGATGCTTACTAAGCGCAAG ATGGAAGAAGTCAAGGAAGCTCCAGTACAGCCAACGATGAGTACAGCTCAAACAATTATCTCAAGTGGCACAACTGACTTCCAAGGTCTGCATGGAGCTCCCAAATTTGCTGTTGGAGCTCCTAGGAATCCACCAGCTATTGCGGCATTGCCTGCTACTGCTCCAGTGACTTCTGCTTCCCTCGTTACCTTGAAACCACCTGGATCCTCTCCTGTGAAATCAGTAAACAACCCTTCAGTTGTTTCAATGCCCTATACGGCTCCATCACATCTTAAATCAGATAAAGGAGTTAATGCTCCTCCTAATCTAGTACGCACTGGAG CAACCTTTGGCCACTTGAACAAATCATTTCATGATACATCTGCTAGGTCCAATCTTAACGCTGTGCAGAGTTCCACTCAGGTGGTGAAAAATCAGGACATAAAGACAGTATCAGTTGATGCTACAGCAGGAAACCCTCTTCCAGGTCATCATGCTACACCAAGTGTGTTACCTGTTCCTTCAAAACCTACTTTTGCTAACCACAATGAAATAGCGAAGAATGTTCAGCGTGTTTTGCATCAACCAGCTAATCATCCTAgctggattccaccatcaactgaGTATATGTGTTCTCATTTAGATTGTCAAATATGCAAAGTTGCTATCATGGATATGGAAAGTTTGCTTGTTTGTGATGCTTGCGAGAAAGGGGCACACTTGAAATGCCTTCAGCATTATGGTAATAAAGGTGTTCCTAAAGCCGAGTGGCATTGTCCAACATGCCTGACAAAGAGTAAGGGCAGGCCTCTGCCAGCGAAATATGGCAAGGTTACAAGAACTGCCGTGGAACCAAAGGCGGCTCCCCCACCTGCTGGAACACAGATCTCTTCGCAAGGAGCAGCAGAAAATATTATTGTGAAGGAAAATCACCAAAAAGTGGCTGTAAATGGTAATATTCTGAATCAAAACTCCACGCAAGCTGTCAGTGCTGTACACAGCAGTACTGTTTTGGCTCTAGGTGTTACAGCTGCTGGTGCACAACAACAGCCGCTTGCTACATCTAGACCTCCAGAAGGAAATTTACAGAATGACGCAACCTTATCTAGTGAAAAGGCAGTGAATGTGGAGCCTTGCAGTAGCATTGCACATCATAATGAAAAACCCCCTGATGAACTACAGAGCAGAGGACTGCCTGCGAACAGTACGACTGGAACTCAATTAGGAAAATCTCCTAATGAGGAGGTTTCGAGTGTATTAGCGTCAGGTATTGTGGATTCAACAAATGATAACTTGCATGAGCAGAAATCTCATGAAATTTCTAGGGAAAAATGTCCAGACAACTCTTCTATTGTTGCTTCTGAAGCAAATATCAAGTTAAAAGCAGACTGTGAGCTCATCTTGGGAGATGTGGAAATGGTTAATAATGATATACCAATGGATCAAACCAACAGTGTTGACACTGAAGATAAGCCTAGTACTCAAGAAATCACTGAAGCACATACAATGAAAGCTGTGGAGGTGAGCATCAATACTGGAATACAAATGAACCAGGGTGACAGTGTTGCCACCGAAGAGAATCTCCACAAGGAAGCAACCTCTGATCCACATGTAATCAGTGATGTGGCAACCACTACTAATGCTGGAACACCAATATGTCCAAGCAACAACATTGCCATTGAAGAAAAGTCCCAGTTTGATGTAGTTTCCGAGATACATACATCCAAAGATACAAAAATGAGCATTAACACTGCCACTTCAATAGatcaaaacatcaatattgCCACAGAAGAAAACCCATTGCCTGAATCAATTTCTGTAACTGAGGATGCTGACATATGCACTGATTCTGGAATACCAACAAATCAAACAGGTGAAACTAATGGATTGGATGAAAATGGCAGAAAGGAACATCCCACCGGAGAAATAGATGAATGCAAATCTGACAATAGTGCAATGCCAGATATGGTTAGCACCCTACCGATAACATCAAATGGAGCGATGCATTCAAAGGATGAAGCTGTATGTGGCCATCAAGGTGAAATTGTGCACTGCAGCGCAGCTGCAAGACAGGAAGACAATTAG
- the LOC102713333 gene encoding mavicyanin-like codes for MAVVTAAGVLLLLVTAGAAAAPVRRHHVVGGDPGWAVASDVLAWSADRLFTVGDVLWFAYSAEDGGVAEVGGEEEFESCDAGSPVGTYTDGLTRVALDGEGSRYFVSADAAKCGSGLKLRVDVRTPVVLGKDHGRAAAPAPAPTPWASRGGRGAATQRACVLLCSACVWCLLFMAI; via the exons ATGGCCGttgtcaccgccgccggcgtcctcctcctgctcgtcACCGCTGGCGCAGCGGCGGCCCCCGTCCGCCGTCACCACGTCGTCGGAGGCGACCCTGGGTGGGCGGTGGCCTCCGACGTCCTCGCCTGGTCGGCGGACAGGCTCTTCACCGTCGGAGACGTCCTCT GGTTCGCGTActcggcggaggacggcggcgtcgcggaggtcggcggcgaggaggagttCGAGTCGTGCGACGCCGGGAGCCCCGTCGGGACGTACACGGACGGGCTCACCCGCGTCGCCCTCGACGGCGAAGGCTCGAGGTACTTCGtcagcgccgacgccgccaagTGCGGCAGCGGGCTGAAGCTGCGCGTCGACGTGCGGACTCCGGTAGTACTGGGGAAGGATCACggccgagccgccgctccggcACCAGCGCCGACGCCGTGGGCATCCCGCGGCGGGCGAGGAGCCGCGACGCAGCGGGCGTGCGTTTTGCTGTGCTCGGCCTGCGTGTGGTGCCTCCTGTTCATGGCAAtatga
- the LOC102699470 gene encoding 65-kDa microtubule-associated protein 1-like, with protein sequence MAVLPRETSCGSLLQKLQSVWDEVGENEDDRDKVLFQLDQECLDVYKRKVDQAIKSRDLLLQALDYSKTELARLASSLGEKSIERNPEKTARTIKEQLTAIAPTLEQLGKKKKERIKELANIQSRIEQIRGEIAGTLEIGQQVPLPPINEDDLTIQKLQEFQSQLRELEKEKSRRLEKVLEHVGTIHDLCNVLGMDFSRTITEVHSSLDDSIGNEHKNISNDTLSKLDKTIATLNEDKRLRLKKLHELATQLNDLWDLMDTPMEERSLFDHVSCNITATVEEVTNLEALAIDVIDQAQTEVERLDQLKYSKMKEIAFKKQSILEDIYASTHVVLDTAVAHEKLQALIESGNMEPSQLIADMDSQILKAKDEALSRKEILDKVERWISSCEEESWLEDYSRDDNRYNSGRGAHLNLKRAEKARILVSKIPALVETLMAKTRAWEENHSLPFMYDGVSLLAMLDEYVTLRREREEEKKMMREQKRHTEQLLNIDREGPFGTRVNPYRVTSAKKVAGTKSNGGSSNGTPGRRLSINNQLNESKNARSAGKDDKKGASKNTATSLKEAAADKEVDSSAENFDADPVSGST encoded by the exons ATGGCTGTTTTGCCCCGTGAAACATCGTGTGGGTCATTGCTGCAAAAACTGCAG TCGGTGTGGGATGAAGTTGGTGAAAACGAGGATGACCGGGACAAGGTTCTATTTCAGCTGGACCAGGAGTGTTTGGATGTCTATAAGAGGAAAGTTGATCAGGCAATCAAATCGAGGGATCTTCTTCTCCAGGCACTGGATTACTCGAAGACAGAGCTTGCCAGGCTTGCTTCTTCCCTTGGTGAAAAATCCATAGAAAGAAAT CCTGAGAAAACGGCACGGACTATCAAGGAACAACTAACGGCTATAGCTCCAACACTTGAACAATTGggcaagaagaaaaaggaaagaataaAGGAATTAGCTAATATACAGTCAAGAATCGAGCAAATACGTGGTGAGATTGCTGGTACTCTCGAGATAGGCCAGCAAGTGCCACTACCACCAATTAATGAGGATGACTTGACAATTCAGAAGCTTCAAGAGTTTCAGTCTCAGCTTCGAGAGCTTGAGAAAGAGAAG AGTCGTAGGCTGGAGAAGGTTCTTGAGCATGTTGGTACGATACATGATCTATGCAATGTACTTGGGATGGATTTTTCTAGAACAATAACTGAAGTCCATAGCAGTCTAGATGACTCTATTGGTAACGAACACAAGAACATTAGCAATGACACCCTGTCAAAACTTGATAAGACCATTGCTACTCTTAATGAGGACAAAAGGTTGAGGCTTAAGAAG CTTCATGAGCTTGCCACTCAACTCAATGATCTATGGGATCTTATGGATACTCCGATGGAAGAAAGGAGCTTGTTTGATCATGTTTCCTGCAATATAACAGCAACAGTTGAGGAAGTCACAAATCTTGAAGCACTTGCTATTGATGTAATTGATCAA GCTCAGACTGAGGTTGAAAGGTTGGATCAGCTAAAATACAGCAAGATGAAAGAAATAGCCTTTAAGAAGCAATCCATACTGGAAGATATTTATGCTAGCACTCATGTGGTATTGGACACAGCAGTTGCCCATGAGAAATTACAGGCGCTGATTGAATCAGGGAACATGGAACCTTCACAACTGATCGCCGACATGGATAGTCAGATACTGAAAGCAAAAGACGAAGCTCTGagcagaaaagaaatattagaTAAAGTTGAGAGATGGATATCTTCATGTGAGGAGGAAAGCTGGCTTGAAGACTATAGCCGA GATGACAACAGGTATAACTCAGGCCGAGGTGCTCACCTGAATCTCAAACGTGCAGAGAAGGCCCGTATTCTAGTCAGCAAGATTCCAG cccTTGTTGAAACTCTGATGGCTAAGACGAGAGCTTGGGAAGAAAATCACAGCCTGCCATTTATGTACGACGGTGTTTCTCTTCTAGCAATGCTGGATGAGTATGTCACTCTTCGGCGAGAGAgggaagaggagaagaaaatgaTGCGG GAACAAAAGCGCCACACGGAGCAGCTGCTGAACATCGACCGTGAGGGCCCATTTGGAACACGGGTCAATCCCTATAGAGTGACTAGCGCAAAGAAGGTGGCTGGCACAAAATCCAATGGTGGTTCATCAAATGGCACCCCAGGCAGAAGACTATCAATCAACAACCAGCTGAACGAGAGCAAGAATGCTCGATCTGCTGGCAAGGATGACAAGAAAGGCGCATCGAAGAACACAGCAACTTCCCTGAAAGAAGCAGCTGCAGACAAGGAGGTTGACTCATCCGCCGAAAACTTTGACGCTGATCCAGTTTCTGGCTCGACATGA
- the LOC102713606 gene encoding protein-tyrosine-phosphatase IBR5-like yields MRKRERENPCEICGHYHKSEEGERCGVCGHRSGPVAGESPARLDAAFPAEVLRGFLFLGSYNDACRSEVLKTLGITHILNTVPDSQNLFRNSFTYRCIQGERNLDFDGANTFLEQCERDTSRVLVHCMSGKNRSAAIVIGFLMKSRGWRLAQCYQWVKDRRPQVQLTDASQHQLVEYEQKLFGPSVETPAQPSAPTESFPPLGSGFPKPAGDVQAPVFNQQPAASIFERVSASNVPSDFTFGAMEANTPMDNNDTVAPTSADNPMDSS; encoded by the exons ATGAGGAAGCGGGAGAGGGAGAACCCCTGCGAGATCTGCGGGCACTACCACAAAagcgaggaaggggagaggtgCGGGGTCTGCGGCCACCGGTCGGGGCCTGTGGCGGGGGAGTCCCCGGCGAGGCTGGACGCCGCCTTCCCCGCCGAGGTCCTCAGGGGCTTCCTCTTCCTCGGCAGCTACAACGACGCCTGCCGCTCCGAGGTCCTCAAGACGCTCGGCATCACCCACATCCTCAAC ACTGTCCCAGACAGTCAAAATCTCTTCCGGAATTCGTTCACTTATCGTTGCATTCAGGGTGAGAGGAACTTGGATTTTGATGGTGCAAATACATTTTTAG AACAGTGCGAAAGGGACACATCACGGGTTCTTGTCCACTGTATGTCTGGAAAAAACAG GTCTGCAGCTATTGTAATAGGCTTCTTGATGAAATCCAGGGGATGGAGACTTGCACAGTGTTACCAATGGGTGAAAGACCGGCGACCACAGGTGCAACTGACAGATG CTTCGCAGCATCAGCTCGTTGAGTATGAGCAAAAGCTTTTTGGACCCAGTGTTGAGACGCCTGCTCAACCATCGGCTCCAACTGAATCATTTCCTCCTCTTGGATCTGGTTTCCCAAAACCAGCAGGTGACGTCCAAGCACCCGTATTCAACCAGCAGCCTGCCGCGTCCATCTTCGAGCGAGTCAGCGCAAGCAATGTTCCTAGTGATTTTACTTTTGGAGCAATGGAGGCCAACACTCCTATGGACAACAATGACACGGTCGCACCAACTTCAGCTGATAACCCGATGGACAGCTCATGA
- the LOC102713882 gene encoding uncharacterized protein LOC102713882: MGAVEPSAMTYKKATAGLDEAARARLRGPFASGAASLGRADDDDRLVDLVHEFYDGRGAADDAVATEAAPPRGPTGWKDALREALADAMSDAAGARIRAEAERAVRDAGRPAGAAVYNGEVVRRRVVERLRARGFDAGVCRSSWERTGSVPAGVHEYVDVAAATRYIVEVNVAAEFEIARPSAEYQDLILSLPPVLVATPEAFRRVAAAMCAAAAESIRGAGMHLPPWRRARYVQAKWSGPYERAAAPEGARTVQSGGRKRCGMEIGRGEMAIGKERLVSMRPFFRGL, from the exons ATGGGAGCGGTGGAGCCGTCGGCGATGACGTACAagaaggcgacggcggggctgGACGAGGCGGCCAGGGCACGGCTACGAGGCCCGTTCGCTAGCGGCGCCGCGTCCCTCGGGCGtgcagacgacgacgaccgcttGGTGGACCTGGTGCACGAGTTCTACGacgggcgcggcgccgcggacGACGCCGTAGCGACggaggccgcgccgccgcgggggcctACCGGGTGGAAGGACGCGCTGCGCGAGGCGCTGGCGGACGCGATGTCCGACGCGGCGGGGGCACGGATCCGCGCCGAGGCCGAGCGCGCCGTCCGGGACGCGGGCCGCCCTGCAGGCGCCGCCGTTTACAACGGTGAGGTGGTCAGGAGGCGAGTCGTCGAACGGCTCCGCGCGCGAGGGTTCGATGCCG GCGTGTGCAGGTCGTCGTGGGAAAGAACCGGCAGCGTCCCGGCGGGCGTCCACGAGTACGTggacgtggcggcggcgactcgctACATCGTCGAGGTGAacgtcgccgccgagttcgAGATCGCGAGGCCGAGCGCCGAGTACCAGGACCTCATCCTCTCCCTCCCACCGGTGCTCGTCGCGACTCCCGAGGCCTTCAGGCGGGTCGCCGCGGCAAtgtgcgccgcggcggcggagtccaTCCGTGGCGCCGGCATGCACCtgccgccgtggcggcgggcgcggtACGTGCAGGCCAAGTGGTCCGGCCCGTacgagcgagcggcggcgccggaagGAGCTCGGACGGTGCAGTCCGGCGGCCGGAAGCGCTGCGGAATGGAGATTGGGCGCGGGGAGATGGCCATTGGAAAGGAGAGATTGGTGAGCATGAGACCATTCTTCAGAGGGCTGTGA
- the LOC102714158 gene encoding aspartyl protease family protein At5g10770-like, with the protein MGMALLLTLLLCSGLGFLPPAAAAAAAVGGSYVTVSTSSFAVSSTCVDDSPGRAASPRNGTSAVLRLAHRHGPCGPAKASALGAPSLLDTLRTDQRRAEYIQRRVSGAAAAGAGLQLAGSKSATVPANLGFSIGTLQYVVTMSLGTPAVTQTMEVDTGSDVSWVQCKPCPSPPCYSQKDPLFDPTRSSSYSAVPCGGPACSQLGLYSSACSGGQCGYVVSYGDGSTTTGVYSSDTLTMTGSDALKGFLFGCGHAQQGLFAGVDGLLGLGRQGQSLVSQASSTYGGVFSYCLPPTQNSMGYLTLGAPSSTSGFSTTPLLTASNDPTYYIVMLAGISVGGQQLGIDVSVFASGAVVDTGTVVTRLPPTAYSALRSAFRAAMAPYGYPSAPATGILDTCYDFTRYGTVTLPTISITFGGGAAMDLGPSGILTSGCLAFAPTGGDSQPSILGNVQQRSFEVRFDGSTVGFMPSSC; encoded by the exons ATGGGCATGGCACTCCTCTTGACGCTGCTTCTCTGCTCCGGTCTCGGATTCttgccccccgccgccgccgccgccgccgcggtgggcGGGAGCTACGTCACCGTATCCACCTCCAGCTTCGCGGTGAGCTCCACCTGCGTCGACGATTCCCCCGGACGAG CTGCGTCGCCGCGGAACGGGACGTCGGCGGTGCTGCGGCTGGCGCACCGGCACGGGCCGTGCGGCCCGGCGAAGGCGTCGGCGCTGGGGGCGCCGTCGCTCCTCGACACGCTGCGCACGGACCAGCGGCGCGCGGAGTACATACAGAGGAGGGTGTcgggggccgccgccgcgggggcggGGCTGCAGCTGGCGGGATCCAAGTCAGCGACGGTGCCGGCTAACTTGGGGTTCTCCATCGGCACGCTGCAGTACGTGGTGACGATGAGCCTGGGCACGCCGGCGGTGACGCAGACGATGGAGGTggacaccggcagcgacgtgTCGTGGGTGCAGTGCAAGCCgtgcccctcgccgccgtgctacAGCCAGAAGGACCCGCTCTTCGACCCCACCCGGTCGTCGTCCTACTCCGCCGTGCCGTGCGGCGGCCCGGCGTGCTCGCAGCTGGGGCTATACTCGAGCGCCTGCTCCGGGGGCCAGTGCGGCTACGTGGTCAGCTACGGCGACGGGTCCACGACCACCGGCGTGTACAGCTCCGACACGCTGACGATGACGGGGTCGGACGCGCTCAAGGGGTTCCTCTTCGGCTGCGGCCACGCGCAGCAGGGGCTCTTCGCCGGCGTCGATGGTCTTCTCGGCCTCGGCCGGCAGGGCCAGTCCCTGGTGTCGCAGGCGTCGAGCACCTACGGGGGAGTCTTCTCCTACTGCCTGCCGCCGACGCAGAACTCCATGGGGTACCTGACGCTGGGCGCGCCGAGCAGCACATCGGGCTTCTCCACGACGCCGCTGCTGACGGCGTCGAACGACCCCACATACTACATAGTGATGCTCGCCGGCATCAGCGTCGGCGGGCAGCAGCTGGGCATCGACGTGTCGGTGTTCGCGTCGGGCGCGGTGGTGGACACGGGCACGGTGGTCACGCGGCTGCCGCCCACGGCGTACTCGGCGCTCCGGTCCGCGTTCCGCGCCGCCATGGCCCCCTACGGCTACCcgtccgcgccggcgacggggatCCTCGACACCTGCTACGACTTCACCCGGTACGGCACCGTGACGCTGCCGACGATATCGATCAcattcggcggcggcgcggccatgGACCTCGGCCCGTCGGGGATCCTCACCAGCGGGTGCCTGGCGTTCGcccccaccggcggcgacagccaGCCGTCCATCCTCGGGAACGTGCAGCAGCGCTCGTTCGAGGTGCGCTTCGACGGCAGCACCGTCGGCTTCATGCCCAGCTCCTGCTGA